In Thiospirochaeta perfilievii, a single window of DNA contains:
- the dxs gene encoding 1-deoxy-D-xylulose-5-phosphate synthase — protein MSEYQILSKIEGPEDLKGLTQKELNQLSSEIRDFIIDNVSKTGGHFASNLGIVELTIALHTVFNSPNDKFIFDVGHQCYPHKILTGRKGLFPQNRQLNGMSGFTRRYESPHDFVDAGHASTSISSAMGILLGEELQGKFNYIIPIIGDAALTGGMAYEAMNHLGHLRKKMIVILNDNNMSIDGSVGAISSNLSKMTATKSYQTFKHFADWTMLHIPFIGKSFYSGVMRWKKSVKTFFYKSNIFTDLGLKYIGPIDGHNIGELQRVLKRVKLLEEPVLLHVITKKGKGYKPAEEDPGSYHGVKPFDPKLGLLSSPSSKTTYTNAFTKAILELAKDDDKIVAITAAMMTGTGLSKFFNTYPNRSFDVGITEEHAVTLASGMAIAGMKPVVSIYSTFIQRSIDQIIHDVAIPRLPIVFTLDRAGIVPADGEAHQGLFDISLLKSIPGMLILAPSTEREMLWMLDFALKHNGPSVIRYPKDYVLEEDDTLSKPLVKGQGVLYNNHKNRVLLITYGELVKDALLASNMLTDKGFDTDVYSMRFLSPFNKKELLSTIKSYDMVVVLEDGIIKGGIGEEIESLSRNRSQSIYILGVDGNFLTHGTREDLKKISQLDPNSITNFVIEKSDEVRHREVVERIKNKW, from the coding sequence TTGTCTGAATATCAGATACTATCCAAAATTGAGGGTCCTGAAGATTTAAAAGGTCTAACTCAAAAGGAACTTAACCAGTTATCTTCAGAAATAAGAGATTTTATAATAGATAATGTAAGTAAGACTGGAGGTCACTTTGCCTCAAATCTTGGTATTGTTGAACTTACTATCGCCTTACACACTGTTTTTAATTCACCAAATGACAAATTTATCTTTGATGTTGGACATCAATGTTACCCACATAAAATACTAACTGGTCGAAAGGGGCTTTTCCCTCAAAATAGACAGCTTAATGGTATGAGTGGTTTTACTAGAAGATATGAGAGTCCCCACGATTTTGTAGATGCAGGACACGCTTCTACATCTATATCTTCAGCAATGGGTATACTTTTAGGGGAAGAACTTCAGGGTAAATTTAACTATATTATTCCAATAATTGGGGATGCAGCCCTAACTGGTGGTATGGCCTACGAAGCTATGAACCATTTAGGTCATTTAAGAAAAAAAATGATTGTAATCTTAAATGATAATAATATGTCCATTGATGGTAGTGTTGGTGCTATCTCATCAAATCTAAGTAAAATGACTGCAACTAAGAGTTATCAGACGTTTAAGCACTTTGCAGATTGGACAATGTTACATATACCATTTATCGGTAAGTCATTCTATTCAGGTGTAATGCGGTGGAAAAAGTCGGTTAAAACATTCTTTTATAAATCAAATATTTTTACAGATTTAGGGTTAAAGTATATAGGTCCAATAGATGGGCACAATATAGGTGAGTTGCAGAGGGTTCTAAAAAGAGTTAAATTATTAGAGGAACCAGTACTGCTACATGTAATTACTAAAAAAGGAAAGGGGTATAAACCTGCAGAGGAGGATCCAGGATCCTATCATGGTGTTAAACCCTTTGATCCAAAGTTAGGGCTATTATCTTCCCCATCAAGTAAGACTACATATACTAACGCCTTTACTAAGGCTATTTTAGAGCTGGCTAAAGATGATGATAAAATTGTAGCTATAACAGCTGCTATGATGACAGGAACAGGTCTTTCAAAGTTTTTTAATACTTATCCTAATAGAAGTTTTGATGTTGGTATTACAGAGGAGCATGCGGTTACCCTTGCTTCTGGTATGGCAATAGCCGGGATGAAACCTGTTGTCTCAATATACTCTACATTTATTCAAAGAAGTATAGACCAAATAATTCACGATGTAGCTATTCCAAGATTACCTATCGTATTTACTCTAGATAGGGCAGGTATTGTTCCTGCTGATGGTGAGGCACACCAGGGGTTGTTTGACATCTCTTTGTTAAAAAGTATTCCTGGGATGTTAATTCTAGCTCCTTCAACAGAGAGGGAGATGTTATGGATGTTAGATTTTGCATTAAAGCATAACGGTCCATCAGTTATTAGGTATCCTAAGGATTATGTATTAGAAGAGGATGATACCCTCTCTAAACCTCTAGTAAAGGGGCAGGGGGTTCTTTATAATAACCACAAAAATAGGGTTTTATTAATAACCTATGGAGAACTGGTTAAAGACGCATTATTAGCATCTAATATGTTAACCGATAAGGGTTTTGATACAGATGTATACTCTATGCGCTTCCTATCTCCATTTAATAAAAAAGAGTTATTAAGTACTATCAAATCCTATGATATGGTTGTTGTTTTAGAAGATGGTATTATAAAGGGTGGTATTGGAGAGGAGATTGAATCTCTATCTAGAAATAGATCCCAATCTATATATATATTAGGTGTTGATGGGAATTTTTTAACCCACGGGACAAGGGAAGATTTAAAAAAGATCTCACAATTAGACCCAAATTCAATTACGAATTTTGTTATAGAAAAATCTGACGAAGTTAGACATAGGGAAGTAGTAGAGAGAATTAAAAATAAGTGGTAA
- a CDS encoding HD-GYP domain-containing protein: protein MIKTSANQLKINHYYNADLYLDKNFLLLPIDMQFTQDIADNLKRWNIRFVYSNNELQEISEEDRVAPLSLTSSITAGVEEQQGKQRAEIFFRKSLEFINILFRDFRNNEKLNLNSVSDKIKDIIKEVKTDPVYVLRLASLPSFDHDYMVTHATKTTILSIALGDKMKLPQHKLVELGISCLFHEIGLLKLPERLYNGTGAINDDEKKALSTHTILSFRILKTLNVSRDVLLGVLEHHERENSSGYPQKLPGHKISLFGKIIAIACSFDAQISDRPFRKGKDAHTSLLNMMQQIGTMYDDKLIKSLVGLLTIYPLGCYVQMDNGAIARSINYNPDNPTFPILQQITTTANSVLTERPIFSLSEDNSSQVKKVLSYSEAVDFEEKHKIS from the coding sequence GTGATAAAGACATCTGCAAATCAACTGAAAATAAACCACTACTACAATGCTGATCTATATCTAGATAAGAATTTTCTTCTTCTTCCAATTGATATGCAATTTACCCAGGATATAGCAGATAATCTAAAACGATGGAATATTAGATTTGTCTACTCCAATAATGAGTTACAGGAGATATCAGAGGAAGATCGAGTTGCACCACTATCCCTAACTTCATCAATAACAGCTGGTGTAGAGGAACAACAGGGGAAACAGAGAGCAGAGATATTTTTTAGAAAGAGCTTAGAGTTTATAAATATACTTTTTAGAGATTTTAGAAATAACGAGAAGTTAAATCTAAATAGTGTAAGTGACAAGATAAAAGATATTATTAAAGAGGTTAAGACAGATCCAGTATATGTATTAAGATTAGCTAGCTTACCAAGTTTTGATCACGACTATATGGTTACCCATGCAACTAAAACTACAATTTTAAGTATTGCCCTTGGGGATAAAATGAAACTACCCCAACATAAATTAGTTGAGTTAGGTATTTCATGTCTTTTCCATGAAATAGGGCTACTTAAACTACCTGAGAGACTGTATAACGGAACTGGGGCAATTAATGATGATGAAAAGAAAGCACTATCAACCCACACTATTTTAAGTTTTAGAATATTAAAAACACTTAACGTTTCCAGGGATGTTTTACTAGGAGTCCTAGAGCACCATGAGAGGGAAAACTCCTCTGGGTATCCACAAAAGTTACCTGGTCATAAAATATCCTTATTTGGAAAAATAATAGCTATAGCCTGCTCCTTTGATGCACAGATATCAGATAGGCCATTTAGGAAGGGAAAAGACGCCCATACAAGCCTACTTAACATGATGCAACAAATTGGAACAATGTATGACGATAAACTTATTAAATCTCTTGTAGGTCTTTTAACCATCTATCCTCTAGGGTGTTACGTTCAGATGGATAATGGGGCAATTGCCAGGTCTATAAACTATAACCCTGATAACCCAACATTCCCAATACTGCAACAGATTACTACTACAGCTAATAGTGTTCTAACAGAGAGACCTATCTTTAGCTTATCTGAGGATAATAGTTCCCAGGTTAAAAAGGTTCTATCCTACTCTGAAGCAGTTGATTTTGAGGAAAAACACAAAATCAGTTGA